A single window of Nicotiana tomentosiformis chromosome 1, ASM39032v3, whole genome shotgun sequence DNA harbors:
- the LOC104112989 gene encoding probable alkaline/neutral invertase B yields the protein MSTLSGDVSNHGSSIRNVDSFSSVAELEDIDFSRLPRPRHLNVERQGSLERSLTDTQLGFSPHPPSRAENFFRALDHFDGVFSPSKRSGFTTPRSPFGPGPNPMIAEAWEALRRTLVHFRGQPVGTIAALDNSDEKLNYDQVFVRDFVPSALAFLMNGEPEIVKNFILKTLRLQSWEKKIDRFQLGEGVMPASFKVLHDPVRNTETLIADFGESAIGRVAPVDSGFWWIILLRAYTKSTGDTSLSEMPECQKGMRLILSLCLSEGFDTFPTLLCADGCSMIDRRMGVYGYPIEIQALFFMALRCALLLLKHDAEGKEFIERIVKRLHALSYHMRNYFWLDLKQLNDIYRYKTEEYSHTAVNKFNIMPDSLPEWVFDFMPVCGGYFIGNVGPSNMDFRWFCLGNCIAILSSLATHEQATKIMDLIESRWHELVGEMPLKVCYPAIEGHEWRIVTGCDPKNTRWSYHNGGSWPVLLWLLTAACIKTGRPQIARRAIELAELRLSKDGWPEYYDGKLGRFIGKQARKYQTWSIAGYLVAKMMLEDPSHLGMIALEEDKQLKPVLKRSASF from the exons ATGTCAACACTTTCTGGGGATGTATCTAATCATGGCAGTAGTATAAGAAATGTGGACTCTTTCAGTAGTGTGGCCGAATTGGAAGACATTGATTTCTCGAGGTTACCTAGGCCAAGACACTTAAATGTTGAGAGGCAGGGCTCACTTGAGAGGTCCCTTACCGATACTCAACTGGGCTTCTCTCCTCATCCCCCTTCTAGAGCTGAAAATTTCTTCCGCGCTTTGGACCACTTTGATGGTGTTTTTTCACCCTCAAAAAGATCGGGGTTCACTACCCCTAGGTCACCTTTTGGACCTGGGCCAAATCCTATGATTGCCGAGGCTTGGGAAGCTTTGAGGCGTACCTTGGTACACTTTCGCGGGCAGCCTGTTGGGACTATTGCTGCACTAGATAATTCAGACGAAAAGCTTAACTATGATCAG GTGTTTGTCAGAGACTTTGTTCCAAGTGCGCTGGCTTTTCTAATGAACGGGGAACCAGAAATAGTGAAGAATTTCATCTTGAAGACTCTTCGTCTTCAATCATGGGAGAAAAAGATAGATCGATTCCAATTGGGAGAGGGTGTAATGCCAGCTAGTTTCAAAGTACTCCATGATCCAGTTAGAAATACCGAGACATTAATCGCAGATTTTGGGGAGAGTGCAATAGGAAGAGTGGCTCCTGTTGATTCTGGATTTTGGTGGATTATATTACTTCGTGCATACACAAAGTCTACAGGGGACACTTCTCTATCTGAGATGCCTGAATGCCAGAAGGGTATGCGCCTGATACTCAGTCTATGCCTTTCAGAGGGGTTTGACACATTTCCGACTCTTCTTTGTGCCGATGGATGCAGTATGATAGATCGTAGAATG GGTGTTTATGGATACCCAATAGAAATACAAGCACTATTCTTCATGGCTTTAAGGTGTGCACTTCTTTTACTCAAGCATGACGCTGAAGGGAAGGAGTTCATAGAACGAATTGTGAAGAGACTGCATGCATTGAGCTATCACATGAGAAATTACTTTTGGCTTGACTTAAAGCAACTTAATGACATATACAGATATAAAACTGAAGAATATTCCCATACAGCAGTCAACAAGTTTAATATCATGCCTGATTCTCTACCAGAATGGGTTTTTGATTTCATGCCAGTTTGTGGTGGCTATTTCATTGGAAATGTTGGTCCTTCGAACATGGATTTCCGCTGGTTCTGCTTGGGAAACTGTATTGCAATTTTATCTAGCTTAGCAACTCACGAACAGGCAACTAAGATCATGGATCTTATTGAGTCACGTTGGCATGAATTGGTGGGAGAGATGCCTTTGAAGGTTTGTTATCCGGCTATAGAGGGTCATGAGTGGCGGATTGTAACAGGATGTGATCCAAAAAACACTAGATGGAGCTACCACAATGGGGGATCATGGCCAG TGCTTCTATGGCTCCTCACAGCAGCGTGTATCAAGACCGGGAGGCCTCAGATTGCAAGACGTGCCATTGAACTTGCTGAACTTCGGTTGTCCAAGGATGGGTGGCCTGAATATTATGATGGAAAACTTGGCCGATTCATAGGCAAGCAAGCGCGTAAATACCAAACATGGTCAATAGCTGGTTATTTGGTGGCAAAGATGATGCTTGAAGACCCATCTCATTTGGGAATGATTGCACTTGAGGAAGACAAGCAATTGAAGCCTGTCTTGAAACGATCAGCTTCGTTTTGA
- the LOC138907014 gene encoding uncharacterized protein, translating to MVISENSSVIELRAISKVGEEAPRQTMNMIFGGGGDEINGVTFSTAKKTKVLVTHSKRLREDDITFTEKDTDGLLLPHNEALVISLNVLDFKNKRVLVDPVSSTNIIQWRVLEQAKLTGSIISATKLLVRFNLVSVTTRGEILLLRNAEGVVKTTLFGVVDGDMGYNIILGRPWLHEMKVVPSTYHQLLKFPMPE from the coding sequence atggtcatctccGAGAATTCTTCAGTGATCGAGTTAAGAGCAATTTCGAAGGTAGGAGAAGAAGCCCCACGCCAGACGATGAACATgatctttgggggggggggggatgagattaatggggtcaccttttcgACGGCAAAGAAGACTAAAGTATTGGTAACTCACAGCAAAAGACTCCGGgaggacgatatcactttcacggagaaAGACACAGACGGATTACTGTTACCACATAATGAAGcattggtaatctctttaaatgtgttagattttaaaaataagcgtgttctagtggatccagtaaGTTcaactaatatcatacaatggagagttctggaacaagctaaactcaccggaagtatTATTTCAGCAACAAAACTCCTCGTTAGATTCAACCTTGTGAGTGTGACGACTCGGGGAGAGATCTTGCTACTCAGGAATGCTGAAGGAGTagtgaaaacaactctcttcggaGTAGTGGATGGTGACATGGGATAtaacatcatcttgggaaggccatggctacacgagatgaaagttgtaccttcgacgtatcaccaattgctgaagtttccaatgccCGAATAA